The Stigmatella ashevillena genomic sequence AAAGCGGACATCTGGTAATCCGGGACGTCACCCCGAGTGTAAGCGGCGATGAACTCCCGGATGCGCTCGGGGGGCAGAGGGTGGCCTTCACGCTTGGCCTTGATGAGCTCGTAGGGTCTCACGACTCCAGGCCATAGCAGGAACCCGGGCGGTGGGGTACCCGTCCCGAGCCAATCTCTTCCCTCAGGTCCACCATCTGGTAGATACGGGGGTCATGACCCGAACCCTCCGTCTCTCTGTCCTGGCCGTCGCCACGATCCTGGGCGCGTGTAAAAAGGAACAGCCCGCTGCCCCTGCTCCCACCCCCGGACAGGAGCAGGCGCAAGGACAGGCCGCCCCCCCGGCGGCGAAGACCCGTAAGGTCGGCCTCATCACCGATGTGGGCGGCCGGGGAGACAACTCCTTCAATGACGCCGGGTTGCGGGGCCTGGAGATCTGGGCCGCGGGCAAGAAGTACGAGGGCGGCAAGTACGTCCCCGCCTCGCCGGAGGACATCCAGAAGACCCTCACCCCGGACCTGCTCACCCTCCAGCCCCCCATCAGCCCGCAGGCCATCGAGCCGCTGGTGATCCAGAGCAAGTCCCCCGAGGATTACGAGCCCAACCTCCAGCTGCTCGTGGACCAGGGCGCCGACCTCTCCGTGGGCAACGGCTTCATGCTGGAATCGGCGGTGGAGACCGTCGCCAAGCGCAATCCCAAGTCCCAGTTCCTGCTCATCGACAGCCCCCTGCTGGACGCGGCCGCGGGCAACAAGCCCTACACGCTGCCCAACGTGCGCACCGTCACCTTCAAGGAGCAGGAGGGCAGCTTCCTGGTCGGCGCGCTCGCGGGCCTCGTGACGAAGACGGGCAAGGTGGGCTTCGTGGGCGGCATGGAGGTGCCCCTCATCAAGCGCTTCGAGGCGGGCTACCGCGCGGGCGTGAAGACCACCCAGCCGAAGGCCGCCGAGGCACTCCTGGCCGTCTACTCGGGCAGCTTCGACAACGTGGCGGCCGGCAAGCAGGTGGCGCAGGACCTCATCGCCAAGGGCGCGGATGTCATCTACCACGCCGCGGGCGCCGACGGGCTGGGGGTCATCAAGGCGGTGGAGGAGGCGCGCGCCGCGGGCAAGGCGGTCTACGCCATTGGCGTGGACTCGGATCAGTCGCACCTGGCCCCGGAGGCCGTGCTCACTTCCATGCTCAAGCACGTGGACCTGGCCGTTTACGAGGCGGCGAAGGACCTGGCCGCGGGCAAGTTCACCGCGGGGGATCAGCTGCTCGGACTGAAGGAAGGCGGCGTGGGCTACGCCGCGGTGCGCGTGGACTTCCCTGGCAAGGCGGAGGCCCTCCAGAAGGTGGAGGCGCTGCGCCAGCGCGTCATCGCGGGAGAGATCAAGGTCCCCGCTTCCGTGGACGAAGTCTCTGCGTTCCAAGCCTCGCCCTGATTTCCCTCCGCCACATCCACAAGCAGTTCGGCGGCGTCGCCGCGTTGGACGACGTGTCGCTCGAGATCCGTGCGGGCGAACTGCTCGCGCTGGTCGGCGAGAACGGCGCGGGCAAGTCCAGCCTGATGAACGTCCTGTACGGGCTCTACCACCCGGACGCGGGCGACATCCTGATCGACGGCAAGCCGGTGCGCTTCAAGAGTCCCCGGGACGCCATCGCCCGGGGCATCGGCATGGTGCACCAGCACTTCATGCTGGTGCCCACGTTGACGGTGGCCGAGAACGTGGTGCTCGGCCGCGAGCCCTCGCGCTGGGGGCGCATGGACCCGGAGCGGGCCTGCGCCGAGGTGGCCGCCACCTGCCAGCGGTTCGGCTTCCAGCTCGATCCGCGGGCCCGCGTGGACTCGCTCACCGTGGGCTCGCAACAGAAAGTCGAGATCGTCAAGGCGCTGCACCGCGGGGCCAAGGTGCTCATCCTGGATGAGCCCACCGCCGTGCTCACGCCCCAGGAGTCCGAAGACCTGTTCCGCGTGGCGCGCGGCCTGGCCGCCCAGGGCCACACGGTGGTCTTCATCAGCCACAAGCTGCGCGAGGTGCTCAGCGTGGCCGAGCGCATCGCCGTGATGCGGCGGGGCAAGCTCGTCGCCGAGGTGAAGGCGGCGGAGACCTCGGTGAACGTCCTGGCCAACCTGATGGTGGGCGAGAGCCGCACCGGCAGCACGGAAGCAGAGCCCTACCATCCTCCCACCGGCAGCGTGGTCGTCTCCGTGGAAGGCCTGAAGGCACGCACCGACGACGGGCACCCCGCGTTGCAAGGGGTGACGCTCACCGTGCATGCCGGTGAAATCGTCGGAATCGCCGGGGTGGATGGCAATGGGCAGCGCGAGCTGGCCGAGGTGCTCACCGGCCTGCGTCCCATGGAGGAGGGCCAGGGCACGCTGCTGGGCGCGCCCCTGAAGTCCCTGAACCCCGCCGAGGCCCGGCGAAGGGGGGTGGGCCACATCCCCGAGGACCGGCTGAAGCGCGCGGTGGTCAAGGGGATGAGCGTGGAGGAGAACGTGTCGCTGGGCCGGCAAGACCAACCCCCGTTCGCGCGGGGCCCCTGGCTGGACTTCGCGGGCCGCCGGGAGCGCACGCGGGCCCTGCTGGCCGCGTACGACGTGCGGCCCCAGAATCCCCAGGTTCCCATCCAGGGGCTCTCGGGCGGAAACCAGCAGAAGGTGGTGGTGGCGCGCGAGCTGGACACCCGTCCGAAGCTGGTGGTGGCGGTGCAGCCCACGCGAGGGTTGGACATCAGCGCCGTGGCCCAGGTGCAGGCCCGGCTGCGCGAGGAGCGGGCCCTGGGCGCCGGAGTGCTGCTCGTCTCGCTGGATCTGGAGGAGGTGCTGGCGCTGTCGGACCGCGTCTATGTGCTCTTCGAGGGGCGGGTGACGGGGAGCTTCACCCGGCCCGAGTTCGACGAGCAGGAGATGGGCCGACGCATGATGGGAGCAGACCATGGGTGAGCGCTGGCGCTCGGTCCTGCCTTCCTTGCTCTCCGTGGCACTTGCCCTGGGAGTGTGCTGGATCGCCATCGCGCTCACGCGGGACGCGGAGGTGGCCGGCGAGGCCTACTTGCAGATGCTCTATGGCGGCCTGGGCCAGTGGCCCCGGTACCTGGAGACCGGGGATGTCGGGACGCTCACCCGGCCCCTGGGAGAGGCCGCCATCAAGGCCGCGCTGCTGCTCCTGACGGGCCTGTCCGTGGCGGTGGCCTTCAAGGCCGGCCTGTTCAACATCGGGGCCCAGGGCCAGATGCTGCTGGGCGCGCTGCTGGCGGCCCTGGTGGGTGCCCACATCTCCCTGCCCTCTGCACTGCACATTCCCCTGGCCCTGCTGGCCGCAGCCCTTGCGGGCGCGGTGTGGGCCCTCATCGCGGCGGCGCTCAAGCTGATGCGCGGTGTCCACGAAGTCATCACCACCATCATGCTCAACTGGGTGGCGGTGAGCCTGGTGGACAACTGGCTGGCGATTGGACCGTTGCGCGCGGCCGTCAGTGGCGGCCACTCCATCTCCGGTACGGCGGAAATCCATCCCAGCGCGCAGTTGCCCCGGCTGCTGGGAGACCTGTCGCGGTTGAACCTGGGCTTCCTGCTGGCGCTGCTCGTGGCGCTGCTCGTCTGGGTGGGGCTGTTCCGGACGCGCAGGGGCTTCGAGATCCGGGCCTCGGGCCTGGGCGCCGAGGCAGCCCGGACAGCGGGCATCGCCGTGAATCGGCGCACGGCCGAGGCCATGGGGCTGGCGGGCGCGCTGGCGGGGCTGGCGGGCGCCCTGCTGGTGCTGGGCACCGAGTTCCGCTACCCCGGCTCGCTCGGCGCCCCCTATGGCTTCGACGGCATCGCCATCGCGCTCATTGGCAACAGCCACCCGGTGGGGGTGACGCTCTCAGCGCTGTTCTTCGGCATCCTGCGCGCCGGCGGGACGCGGATGCAGCTGCTGGGCGTGCACAAGAGCTTCCCGGAGCTCATCCAGGGGCTGTCGCTGTTGTTCGTCGCGGGCCGCCTGGTGTGGCTGACCCTGCTGCGCAAGCGCCGCGCCGTGTCCGCTTCCACCGAGGTGCCCCGTGCTTGAGCTCCTCGAAGCCCTGCTCTTCTCCACGCTGGATGCCGCCCCGGCGCTCATCTTCGCGGCGCTGGGAGGCGTCCTCTCCGAGCGGGCCGGCGTGGTGAACGTGGGGCTCGAAGGCCAGATGCGCGTGGGGGCCTTCTGCGCGGCGGTGGCCGCCCTGTCGATGCCGACCCCGTTGGCGGTGGGGGTGGGCATGCTGGCGGGCGCGGGGCTCGCCATGGTGCATGGCTACCTGAGCATCCGCTGGCGCTCGGATCAGGTGGTGTCCGGCATGGCCATCAACCTGGTGGCCCTGGCGGGCGGCACCTTCCTGTTGGAGGCCCTCTACAGCCCCAATGGCACCCCGCCCATTCAGCAGCTTCCCCGCTGGGAACTGCCAGGCCTGGGGGCCGTGCCCGTGCTGCGCGCCCTCTCGAACCACCCGGGCCTCACCTACCTGGCGCTGGCCCTGCCCTTCGTCTTCCACGCCCTGCTGCACCACACCCCCGCCGGGCTGCGGCTGCGGGCCGTGGGGGAAAAACCCCACGCGGTGGCCACCCTGGGACTGAGCGTCGCGGGCTTGCGCTGGGGCGCGGTGCTGGGCGGAGGCATGCTGGCGGGACTCGGAGGCGCGGTCCTCTCCACCGCCGTGCTGGACCGCTTCGAGCAGCACACCCCGGCGGGCCTGGGCTTCATGGCCCTGGCCGCCGTGGTCTTCGGCCGGTGGACGCCCCTGGGGGCCTTCGCCGCCGCCGCGTTCTTCTCCTTCGGCAACGCCTTGCGGATCGGCCTGGCCTCCAGCGCCCCAGGCCTCCTCGACGTCATCCCCCAAGGCTTCCTGCTCGCCTTGCCCTACCTGCTCACGCTGCTCCTCCTGACCATCCAGGGACAACGCAGCAGTGCCCCTGCGGCCCTGGGCACGCCCTACGAGCAAGAGTCGCGCTGAGCGGTCCTCTCCACAGCCGGGGTCAGCAGGACCTGGGTCTTTCCAGACCACGGGTTTGGGTTGACCCTTGCGCGTTTGCCTACCTTTCGTGCAGATATTGAATTATGAGAAAAAGCGACTTTCCCAACCCTCCGCAGTTGCTTGAGAAAAAGAAATAAAGCTCCAAAAGTCGGGAAAAAATAAAGGGTCCGAAAACTAGGCATGCATCTAGCAGGTGGGATGATTCCTCACGGAACTTCTATTACCCCGGTCCACCCGAGGGGGTGCGAGATGATGGCGACGACGGCAACGACGGCAACCGCTCGCAAGGCCCTGTCCGTAGACTCCCAGGCCCTCAACCGGATGAGGACGCTTCCGGTGGAAGGCGGGGAGGCCACCAACAATGTGGTTTCCCTGGAAGCCTACCTGCGAGAGTCCCTGCCGGTGGAGCTGGGCTCCCTGGCCAAGGAAGTCGTCGAGCAGATGATCGGCGAGGACCGGCTGGCGGGCATCGAGGTGATGTACCACCTGCCCGAGGAGACCGTGCAGGCGGAGCTGCCCCGGCGTCAGTTCGAGCAGGTGGTGGAGCAGCTCGTGGCCGCCTCTGCCCAGGCGATGCGCCTGGTGACGGGCAAGCCCCACGTCCTGCGCGTCATCGTGGAGGCGGCGGACGACTTCGGTGACTACGGCCCGCGCCTGCGCCTCCAGGACACGGGGGCCGCCCTGCCCTCCGAGACGCTGGAGGCCATGGCCGAGCGCGTGGAGAAGCTGGGCGCGAAGCTGACGGTGAAGAGCCGTCCCTCCGGGGGCAACATCGTCGTGGTGGAGCTGCCGCCCGAAGAGCTCGCCTCCTGGTAGGCGCTAGAGCCGCACCGCCACGCCCAGGAGTGTCTCCAGGGTGAAGTAAGCGGAGTCGCCCCCCAAGCCCCTGCCCGAGCCTTGAACGAGGGAGGGGCCCATCCGCACGTGGGCGGTCACCGCCAGGTTGCGGTCGATGAAGTACTCCAGCCCTCCGCCCACCAGAATGGGAACGACCGCGCCCCCGTCCCCGCCGAAATAGACGTGGAAGGGCACATCCAGGCCCACGTTCACCATCAGGGCGCTGCCCACGGGAACGCCCACCACGAGCGCGACCGGCAGGGTCAGGCCCACGTCGTCGGAGCCTTCGTGGAAGTAGAAGAACAGCCCGGGCTGGAAGGTGGCCGCCAGCGCCACCTGGTCGAGTTGCAGCAGCTTCAGCCGCGCGTAGCCCTGGAACTTGAGGCCGGGCTCGACGATTTCGACGAGGCCCTCCTGGCCATAATTGAAGGAGAACCGCCCGCCCAGGTCCAGATCTGGCAGCGTGCCGCGGAGCACCGCCAACGACAGGCCCGGCCAACCGGCCTGCCCGAAAACGGCGGTGTTGCCGACGCCGACCGTGTCCGCGGCGAGCGCGGACCACCCCTGAGCACGGCCATAGGAAGACCCCTCCTGAGCGAGCACGGAGGAGGAAGCCAGGACACAACCAAGAAGAACCATGGGAACGAGGCGCTTCACAAAGCCCTCTGGAGCGAAGGGCCGCGCACAGACGCGCGGCCAGTGAGAAGAGACTGGAGGCACGGAAAGGTTCAGGCCGGTTGCCCCCGTTCGCGGGCGAGCGCCACGAAGGCATCGATGACCGTCCGCAAACGCCCCTCGGCCCGCGCGCGCGCCTGGACCAACGGCTCCCCCGCGCCAGGGGCCTCCTTCAGCTCGAAGTAGTATTTGATCTTCGGCTCGGTCCCCGAGGGCCGCAAGGTGACGCGCCCGCCGCCCTCCAGCTCGAAGGCGATGACGTTCGAGGGAGGCAGGCGGAGCGCCCCCGTCTTGTAGTCCTTGACCGCCTGGACGGCGTAGGCCCCCACCCGCTTCGGGGCCTCTCTCCGGAAGCCGTCCATGATGCGCGCGATGGTCTGGGCTCCCTGGGCACCTGGAAAGGTGAAGTTGCGCTGGGCGCCGACGAACAGGCCATGGCGGCGTTGGATTTCTTCCAGGTAGCCCACCACCGTCACCCCGCGGGACTGGCACCACGCCGCCAGATCCGCGAACACCAGCGCCGCGCTCACGCCGTCCTTGTCCCGGACCACCGAGCCCACCGTGTAGCCCAGCGCCTCCTCGTAGCCGAAGACGAACCGGGTGCCCTCGCTGTGCTCGCGCTCCAGCGCACGGTTGGCAATCCACTTGAAGCCGGTGAGCACTTCATCGAAGGCGGCCCCCAGCTCGTGGGCAATCTGCCCGAGCTGCACGGACGAGACGATGGTGGTGGCCACGTGGGGACTGGCCTGCTTCGGCCCCTGGGTGAGCAGGTAGTGCCCCAGCAGCACGCCCACCTCGTTGCCGGTGAACATGCGCAGCGCCCCCTCCTTGTCCCGGGCCATCACCGCCAGCCGGTCCGCATCCGGATCATTGGCAAGAACCAGGTCCGCCTTGTGGCGCTCGGCGGTGGCGATGGAGAGATCCATCGCGCCCGGCTCCTCGGGGTTGGGAAAGCGCACGGTGGGGAAGGTGCCATCCGGCTGGTGCTGCTCGGCCACGGGATGGAACCGCGTGAAGCCCGCGGCCTTCATGGCCCGCTCCATCCACGCCCCGCCCACACCGTGCATGGCGGTGTAGACGACGGAGAGCGTCTCCGCCCCCCGGCCATACACGCGCAGCCCCAGGATGGCCTCGAGGTACGCCTCGCCCATCGACTCCGGGATGTCGCGCCAGAGGCCTCGCGCCCGGGCCTCCTCGGGGGTCAACAGCCGCACCTGATTGGCCGGCTCCACCGCGTCGATGGCGGCGGCGATGCCTTGATCGTGCGGCGGGACGATCTGCGCGCCGTTGCCCCAGTAGACCTTGTACCCGTTGTACTCGGGAGGATTGTGGCTGGCGGTGACCATCACCGCGGCACAGGCGCCCAGGCGCAGCGTGGCAAACGCCGTCAGGGGCGTGGGCACGAGGCCCGGGAAGACCCATGCGGGAATCCCCTCCGCGGCCAGCACACAGGCGGTGTCCTCGGCGAACTCGGCGCTCATCCGGCGCCCATCCCGGCCGATGACCACCCCCCGAGACGCGGCCTCGGGCACCTGGGCCTTGAGATAGCGCGCCAGCCCCGCCGAGGTGCGGCGCACCACGGCCCGGTTCATCCGGTTGGGGCCCGCGCCCAGCACGCCGCGCAGA encodes the following:
- a CDS encoding BMP family lipoprotein, with the translated sequence MTRTLRLSVLAVATILGACKKEQPAAPAPTPGQEQAQGQAAPPAAKTRKVGLITDVGGRGDNSFNDAGLRGLEIWAAGKKYEGGKYVPASPEDIQKTLTPDLLTLQPPISPQAIEPLVIQSKSPEDYEPNLQLLVDQGADLSVGNGFMLESAVETVAKRNPKSQFLLIDSPLLDAAAGNKPYTLPNVRTVTFKEQEGSFLVGALAGLVTKTGKVGFVGGMEVPLIKRFEAGYRAGVKTTQPKAAEALLAVYSGSFDNVAAGKQVAQDLIAKGADVIYHAAGADGLGVIKAVEEARAAGKAVYAIGVDSDQSHLAPEAVLTSMLKHVDLAVYEAAKDLAAGKFTAGDQLLGLKEGGVGYAAVRVDFPGKAEALQKVEALRQRVIAGEIKVPASVDEVSAFQASP
- a CDS encoding ABC transporter ATP-binding protein, whose amino-acid sequence is MSLEIRAGELLALVGENGAGKSSLMNVLYGLYHPDAGDILIDGKPVRFKSPRDAIARGIGMVHQHFMLVPTLTVAENVVLGREPSRWGRMDPERACAEVAATCQRFGFQLDPRARVDSLTVGSQQKVEIVKALHRGAKVLILDEPTAVLTPQESEDLFRVARGLAAQGHTVVFISHKLREVLSVAERIAVMRRGKLVAEVKAAETSVNVLANLMVGESRTGSTEAEPYHPPTGSVVVSVEGLKARTDDGHPALQGVTLTVHAGEIVGIAGVDGNGQRELAEVLTGLRPMEEGQGTLLGAPLKSLNPAEARRRGVGHIPEDRLKRAVVKGMSVEENVSLGRQDQPPFARGPWLDFAGRRERTRALLAAYDVRPQNPQVPIQGLSGGNQQKVVVARELDTRPKLVVAVQPTRGLDISAVAQVQARLREERALGAGVLLVSLDLEEVLALSDRVYVLFEGRVTGSFTRPEFDEQEMGRRMMGADHG
- a CDS encoding ABC transporter permease, giving the protein MGERWRSVLPSLLSVALALGVCWIAIALTRDAEVAGEAYLQMLYGGLGQWPRYLETGDVGTLTRPLGEAAIKAALLLLTGLSVAVAFKAGLFNIGAQGQMLLGALLAALVGAHISLPSALHIPLALLAAALAGAVWALIAAALKLMRGVHEVITTIMLNWVAVSLVDNWLAIGPLRAAVSGGHSISGTAEIHPSAQLPRLLGDLSRLNLGFLLALLVALLVWVGLFRTRRGFEIRASGLGAEAARTAGIAVNRRTAEAMGLAGALAGLAGALLVLGTEFRYPGSLGAPYGFDGIAIALIGNSHPVGVTLSALFFGILRAGGTRMQLLGVHKSFPELIQGLSLLFVAGRLVWLTLLRKRRAVSASTEVPRA
- a CDS encoding ABC transporter permease; this encodes MLELLEALLFSTLDAAPALIFAALGGVLSERAGVVNVGLEGQMRVGAFCAAVAALSMPTPLAVGVGMLAGAGLAMVHGYLSIRWRSDQVVSGMAINLVALAGGTFLLEALYSPNGTPPIQQLPRWELPGLGAVPVLRALSNHPGLTYLALALPFVFHALLHHTPAGLRLRAVGEKPHAVATLGLSVAGLRWGAVLGGGMLAGLGGAVLSTAVLDRFEQHTPAGLGFMALAAVVFGRWTPLGAFAAAAFFSFGNALRIGLASSAPGLLDVIPQGFLLALPYLLTLLLLTIQGQRSSAPAALGTPYEQESR
- a CDS encoding ATP-binding protein, which codes for MMATTATTATARKALSVDSQALNRMRTLPVEGGEATNNVVSLEAYLRESLPVELGSLAKEVVEQMIGEDRLAGIEVMYHLPEETVQAELPRRQFEQVVEQLVAASAQAMRLVTGKPHVLRVIVEAADDFGDYGPRLRLQDTGAALPSETLEAMAERVEKLGAKLTVKSRPSGGNIVVVELPPEELASW
- a CDS encoding phospho-sugar mutase, translated to MSIIGLREQAEAWRQADPDPSTAEELGRVLAKEDTADLADRFAGNLEFGTAGLRGVLGAGPNRMNRAVVRRTSAGLARYLKAQVPEAASRGVVIGRDGRRMSAEFAEDTACVLAAEGIPAWVFPGLVPTPLTAFATLRLGACAAVMVTASHNPPEYNGYKVYWGNGAQIVPPHDQGIAAAIDAVEPANQVRLLTPEEARARGLWRDIPESMGEAYLEAILGLRVYGRGAETLSVVYTAMHGVGGAWMERAMKAAGFTRFHPVAEQHQPDGTFPTVRFPNPEEPGAMDLSIATAERHKADLVLANDPDADRLAVMARDKEGALRMFTGNEVGVLLGHYLLTQGPKQASPHVATTIVSSVQLGQIAHELGAAFDEVLTGFKWIANRALEREHSEGTRFVFGYEEALGYTVGSVVRDKDGVSAALVFADLAAWCQSRGVTVVGYLEEIQRRHGLFVGAQRNFTFPGAQGAQTIARIMDGFRREAPKRVGAYAVQAVKDYKTGALRLPPSNVIAFELEGGGRVTLRPSGTEPKIKYYFELKEAPGAGEPLVQARARAEGRLRTVIDAFVALARERGQPA